Genomic DNA from Methanofollis sp.:
CTGCGGAAGCACAGGATACAACGTTGTTGAGGAGCTGCTCAAGGAAACCGATTCAATATTAATCCTCGACCGGGACGAGAAGCGCGTCGAAGATCTTCGCGATCAGAAATACGACGCGATCGTCCGGGATATGCAAGAACCGAACGCTTTTGACGATCTACCTGTTCCTGAAGTCATTTTTGTCCTCTCCAATGACAAGGACGCCAATCTTTCTGCAGTGCGGACTGCAAAAGCAAAATATCCTCCTGCGCATGTGATCGCCCGCGCCACCGACCCGGTGGGCAAGGACATGCTCGAGAGCGCAGGGGCCGATGTCGTCCTCTATCCTCAGGAAGTCATCGCCAAGACCGCCGTCCACCACATCAGGAGGCTCTCTGCCTCGCGCATCGCGCGGCGGCTCTCCGCTCTCCTCGGGTCCTGGGAGGGCACCCTCGGGATCGTCACCCACACGAACCCCGACCCCGACTCGGTATCGAGCGCGATGGCCCTTGCGGCGATTGCCCACGACGCCTCGGGAGGAAAACTCGTCTCCCGTATTCTCTATGACGGCAATATCGGCCACCAGGAAAACCGGGCCTTCGTCAACCTTCTCGACATCAAGATGGAGAAGATCTCGCCCGAGATCCTCGCCGCCTGCGAACACCTCGCCCTTGTCGACTCCACGGCGCCGGGCTCGAACAATGCCCTCGGCAAGGACGCACGGGTGAACATCATCATCGACCACCACAAGAACGGTACCCACGACACCACCAAGGTCGAGTTCGTGGACATCAGGCCGGGGATGGGGGCGACGGCAAGCATCATGACGCAGTACCTCCAGGAACTCGACCTCCCGGTGGACACGAAGGTGGCGACCGCTCTCCTCTACGGGATACGGGCCGACACCCGGGACTTCAGGCGGAACATCACGCCGCAGGACCTCAACTACGCCGCCTTCCTCCTGCCCCTCACCGACCGCGACATTCTCGACAAGATCATGTCGCCGTCCGTCTCGCAGGAGACCCTCGACGTCCTCGGGAACGCGATCCGGGGCCGCGAGGTCGTCTCCGGCTATCTCTTCACGAATGTCGGATATCTCCGCAACAGGGACGCCGTGCCGCAGGCCGCCGACGCCCTCATCAACCTGGAGGGAGTGAATACCGCCATCGTCTACGGGATCACCGATATAAACATCATCTTCTCGGCCAGGAACAGGGACATCAGGATCCATATCGGCAAGGTGCTGGAGGAGGCTTTTGCCGGGATAGGCGAGGCCGGCGGTCACGCAACCATGGCGGCGGCGGCCATACCTCTCACCTATTTCTCGATGGTGAAGGAGAAGGAGGAACTCCTCGACCTGATCATCGAGCCCATCCTGAAGAAGATCCGCCGGATCGTTGGCCTGGAGAACGAGGCCAAGCATGAAGTTTGAGGAGTGGGAGCCCTTCTACGAAGAGATCCTGGACTATTTTGCCTTCGACCGGGCGGGAGACGAGGAGGCGGCGCGTATCCTCGCCGCCCTCCTCCCCCGCGACGACCTCGCCCTCCTCGAAGACCTTTGCCGGGGGAAGACGGTCACGGTCTGCGGGAACGCACCCTCCCTCCCCGCCGAGATCGGCAGGGTCGATGGGACGGTCTTTGCGGCCGACGCCGCCGCGGACGTGCTGTACGGCCGCGGCATCAGGCCCGCCGCCGTCTTCACCGACCTCGACGGGGCGACTGACAGTCTGGTCGCGATGAACAGGGAGGGGACGGTCGTCGTCGTCCATGCCCACGGCGACAACATCCCTCTTCTCCGTTACTGGGTGTCGAAACTGCCCGGCCCTCTTGTCGGCACGACGCAGGCCGCTCCCTTCGACAGCATCCACAACTTCGGCGGTTTCTCCGACGGCGACCGCGCGGCCTTCGCCGCCCATGCCCTCGGTGCGGTGCAGGTCTCCCTCGTCGGCTTCGATCTCGATGACCCCGGTGTCGACCCGGTGAAGCGGGGCAAACTCGCCTGGGCGCGGCGTCTCCTTGCCCTCCTCGGCCATGACATCTGACGCCGTCATTCTGGACGGGTACGTGGACGAACCCGCGTGCCTGGGCGTCCCCCCGTACATCTCCCCCTATATCAGGTACTGCGCCGGCGTGCTCGTCGAACACGGTTATACCGTCAGGTACACGACGATCGATGCCGTCAGGAAGAACCCCGCCGTCCTCAGGACTTTCAACGACGCATCCCTTCTTCTGGTGATCGCCGGGATCACGGTGCCGGGGAAGTACCTCGCGGGGACGCCCGCCACCCTCATCGAACTCTCGCAGATCGGCGTGCAGGTCCGCGGCCCCGAGAAGGTGCTCGGCGGGCCGATAGGCTTTGGCTACTCCCCGCAGGGGGGGAAGAAGGCCGTGGAAACTGCCGCGGCAGGGTTCGACCACCTGCTCGCTGGCTCGCCGTCCGCCGCCCTCGACTCCCTCCTCTCCGGCGGGGAACCGGCAGGGACGGCCGAATACGCGGATATCGACCGGTGGAGTGTCCTCGGCGCCCCGGTGATCGGACAGCACCCCCTCTTTCCGCGGGTGATGTGCGAACTGGAGACTGCACGGGGGTGCTCCCGCGCCGCCGGCGGCGGGTGCTCCTTCTGCACCGAACCCTTCTACGGTCTGCCGCGCTACCGCTCCGCCGCCGGCGTCGCCGCGGAGGTGGCGGCGCTGTACGCCGCGGGCGCCCGCCACTTCAGACTCGGCAGGCAACCCGACCTCCTCGCCTTCGGCACGGGCGGCGGGGACGAGTTCCCGAGGCCGCGTCCCGACCTCCTTGCCGACCTCTTCGCCCGCATCAGGGTGGCCGCGCCCGACCTGCAGACCCTCCACATCGACAATGTGAATCCCGGCACCATCGCCCGACACGAGGAGGAGAGCCGCGAGGCCCTCGCCGCGATCGTGGCCGGCCACACGCCGGGCGACGTCGCCGCCTTCGGCATGGAGACCGCCGACCCCGCGGTGATCCGGGCGAACAACCTCAAGGCACTCCCGGACGAGGTCTTCCGGGCGATCGAGATCGTCAACGAGGTGGGCGGCGGCCGGCGTGACGGCGTCCCCGATCTCCTGCCCGGCCTCAACTTCGTCTGCGGCCTTGCCGGGGAGACCGCGGAGACCTATGCCCAAAACCGCGCCTTCCTGGAGAGGGTGCTCGCCGCCGGCCTC
This window encodes:
- a CDS encoding DHH family phosphoesterase codes for the protein MADAAQPGSPGKIVKYLICGCGSTGYNVVEELLKETDSILILDRDEKRVEDLRDQKYDAIVRDMQEPNAFDDLPVPEVIFVLSNDKDANLSAVRTAKAKYPPAHVIARATDPVGKDMLESAGADVVLYPQEVIAKTAVHHIRRLSASRIARRLSALLGSWEGTLGIVTHTNPDPDSVSSAMALAAIAHDASGGKLVSRILYDGNIGHQENRAFVNLLDIKMEKISPEILAACEHLALVDSTAPGSNNALGKDARVNIIIDHHKNGTHDTTKVEFVDIRPGMGATASIMTQYLQELDLPVDTKVATALLYGIRADTRDFRRNITPQDLNYAAFLLPLTDRDILDKIMSPSVSQETLDVLGNAIRGREVVSGYLFTNVGYLRNRDAVPQAADALINLEGVNTAIVYGITDINIIFSARNRDIRIHIGKVLEEAFAGIGEAGGHATMAAAAIPLTYFSMVKEKEELLDLIIEPILKKIRRIVGLENEAKHEV
- a CDS encoding radical SAM protein — encoded protein: MTSDAVILDGYVDEPACLGVPPYISPYIRYCAGVLVEHGYTVRYTTIDAVRKNPAVLRTFNDASLLLVIAGITVPGKYLAGTPATLIELSQIGVQVRGPEKVLGGPIGFGYSPQGGKKAVETAAAGFDHLLAGSPSAALDSLLSGGEPAGTAEYADIDRWSVLGAPVIGQHPLFPRVMCELETARGCSRAAGGGCSFCTEPFYGLPRYRSAAGVAAEVAALYAAGARHFRLGRQPDLLAFGTGGGDEFPRPRPDLLADLFARIRVAAPDLQTLHIDNVNPGTIARHEEESREALAAIVAGHTPGDVAAFGMETADPAVIRANNLKALPDEVFRAIEIVNEVGGGRRDGVPDLLPGLNFVCGLAGETAETYAQNRAFLERVLAAGLQVRRVNIRQLMPFMGTRAYEENTLGKHEGAFRAFKEWVRKEFDLPMLRRVFPAGTLLSNVGVEISGQTSFGRQMGSYPILVGLPLSLPEGTVTDAVVVDWGMRSITALPAPIEVNTLPPSAIRSIPGVGKKTAVTVLAKRPFADLAAFRKVAGETVVDGYLSFE
- a CDS encoding 6-hydroxymethylpterin diphosphokinase MptE-like protein — its product is MKFEEWEPFYEEILDYFAFDRAGDEEAARILAALLPRDDLALLEDLCRGKTVTVCGNAPSLPAEIGRVDGTVFAADAAADVLYGRGIRPAAVFTDLDGATDSLVAMNREGTVVVVHAHGDNIPLLRYWVSKLPGPLVGTTQAAPFDSIHNFGGFSDGDRAAFAAHALGAVQVSLVGFDLDDPGVDPVKRGKLAWARRLLALLGHDI